In Phreatobacter stygius, a genomic segment contains:
- a CDS encoding DUF898 family protein has protein sequence MTDAVQGPWGQRSTAGAVAAAETAASGRVPIMPRAPGSQSGEPVRIGFSGLAGELFGLLVKGFFLQLITLGIYRFWLTTDIRRFYWSHTSVGTEAFAYTGTGMQLLKGFLFALAILVPLQAAGFFLALGLPQAQWVVSIGLTFILLFLGQYAVYASRRYRLTRSSWRGLRLRMTGSAWRYAAKGFGLFVLVILSLGIAYPWAAAVLERIKMRETFYGDAPGDFTGTPGELLRGLAVVWAIGFGLPLILIGATVASIPWDIWANVLRGVLADQYIPTGSEGLAIGAVITALSSSIFIPILLYPAFQAVTFRWRMNGTRIGGAALVSDFRIGSAYRVYALGALAMAGLGIVASIFVGVAAGGLFFASMAGGGGRAGGVLILVLIVFGYLILLGGFWIAKQLLIGLPLYRAKMASLSVTNLASLDSVRARNVEASAMGEGLGDAVDFGIGL, from the coding sequence ATGACGGATGCCGTGCAAGGTCCCTGGGGTCAGCGGTCGACCGCCGGCGCCGTGGCCGCCGCCGAGACGGCGGCCTCCGGCCGTGTACCGATCATGCCCCGCGCACCGGGATCGCAAAGCGGCGAGCCGGTCCGGATCGGCTTCTCCGGCCTTGCCGGCGAACTGTTCGGCCTGCTGGTCAAGGGCTTCTTCCTGCAGCTGATCACGCTCGGCATCTACCGGTTCTGGCTGACCACCGATATCAGGCGTTTCTACTGGTCGCACACATCAGTCGGTACCGAGGCCTTCGCCTATACCGGCACCGGCATGCAATTGCTCAAAGGCTTCCTGTTCGCGCTCGCCATCCTGGTGCCGCTGCAGGCGGCCGGCTTCTTCCTGGCGCTCGGACTGCCCCAGGCCCAATGGGTGGTGTCGATCGGCCTGACCTTCATCCTGCTGTTCCTCGGCCAATATGCCGTCTACGCCAGCCGGCGCTATCGCCTGACCCGCAGCTCCTGGCGCGGTTTGAGGCTGCGCATGACCGGTTCGGCCTGGCGCTATGCCGCCAAGGGCTTCGGCTTGTTCGTGCTGGTCATTCTCAGCCTCGGCATCGCCTATCCCTGGGCCGCCGCTGTGCTCGAGCGGATCAAGATGCGCGAGACCTTCTATGGCGATGCACCAGGCGACTTCACGGGAACGCCTGGCGAATTGCTGCGCGGCCTCGCGGTGGTCTGGGCGATCGGCTTTGGACTGCCGCTCATCCTGATCGGCGCGACCGTCGCCTCGATCCCCTGGGATATCTGGGCCAATGTGCTCCGCGGTGTCCTTGCCGACCAATATATCCCCACCGGGTCGGAAGGCCTGGCGATCGGGGCGGTGATCACCGCCCTGTCCTCGTCGATCTTCATCCCGATCCTCCTGTACCCTGCCTTCCAGGCGGTCACTTTCCGCTGGCGAATGAACGGCACGCGCATCGGCGGCGCCGCGCTCGTGTCGGATTTCAGGATCGGCAGTGCCTACCGGGTCTATGCGCTCGGAGCGCTGGCGATGGCCGGACTTGGCATCGTTGCATCGATCTTCGTCGGCGTGGCCGCGGGTGGCCTGTTCTTCGCCAGCATGGCCGGCGGTGGTGGCCGGGCCGGCGGCGTCCTCATCCTAGTCCTGATCGTGTTTGGCTATCTCATCCTGCTCGGCGGCTTCTGGATCGCCAAGCAGTTGCTCATCGGCCTGCCGCTCTACCGGGCCAAGATGGCCTCGCTGTCGGTCACTAACCTGGCGTCCCTCGACAGCGTCCGTGCGCGCAATGTCGAGGCGTCGGCGATGGGTGAAGGCCTTGGCGACGCCGTCGATTTCGGCATTGGGCTCTGA
- a CDS encoding M48 family metallopeptidase, whose translation MPSVAATYYDGLTAKRHAVEVSLHPDGLAIFSAEGRLVSSWPYQSIRRIEGHAGAGLAVTLLPQPGSTAEPLLEIPDMAFAADLAGRAPLTLTKGLRERRERRAVVFWAIAAIISLLGLAFYGLPAIAGRLAPLVPAAAEIRLGAAMDPEIRKTFGGDNGIRTCIGAEGQQALANLVGRFEEAAGLHVPLKVVVLNHRLVNAFALPGGYVYMFNGLLQKARSPDEFAGVLAHEIGHVKLRHGLRSVIQAGGLGFLLGTVFGDFAGGTAIILASRSLMQSAFSRDSERQADHFAVDLMLKAGGDPLGLARFFINAGVADPGGLSWIASHPANAEREQAIRDALTGAAASRPALTPEQWTALRAICQKTD comes from the coding sequence ATGCCAAGTGTGGCCGCAACCTATTACGATGGTCTGACGGCGAAACGGCATGCCGTCGAGGTCTCGCTGCATCCCGACGGGCTCGCCATCTTTTCCGCCGAGGGCCGGCTCGTGTCGAGCTGGCCCTATCAGTCGATCCGGCGGATCGAGGGCCATGCCGGCGCCGGCCTCGCGGTGACCTTGCTGCCGCAGCCCGGCTCGACGGCCGAGCCGCTGCTCGAAATTCCCGACATGGCCTTCGCCGCGGACCTTGCCGGGCGTGCGCCCTTGACCCTGACCAAGGGTCTGCGCGAGCGGCGCGAACGCCGCGCCGTGGTGTTCTGGGCGATCGCCGCGATCATTTCGCTGCTGGGCCTTGCCTTTTACGGCCTGCCGGCGATCGCCGGCCGGCTCGCGCCGCTGGTGCCGGCGGCGGCCGAAATTCGCCTCGGCGCGGCCATGGACCCGGAGATCCGCAAGACCTTCGGCGGTGACAACGGCATCCGCACCTGCATCGGCGCGGAAGGCCAGCAGGCACTGGCCAACCTGGTCGGACGGTTCGAGGAGGCCGCCGGCCTGCACGTGCCGCTCAAGGTGGTCGTCCTGAACCATCGGCTGGTCAATGCCTTCGCGCTGCCCGGCGGCTATGTCTACATGTTCAACGGCCTGCTGCAGAAGGCCCGCTCGCCCGACGAGTTCGCCGGCGTGCTGGCCCACGAAATCGGCCATGTGAAGCTGCGCCACGGCCTGCGCTCGGTGATCCAGGCCGGCGGCCTCGGTTTTCTGCTCGGCACGGTGTTCGGCGATTTCGCCGGCGGCACCGCCATCATCCTCGCCTCGCGTTCGCTGATGCAGAGCGCTTTTTCACGCGATTCGGAGCGGCAGGCCGATCATTTCGCCGTCGACCTCATGCTGAAAGCCGGCGGCGATCCGCTGGGGCTCGCCCGCTTCTTCATCAATGCCGGGGTCGCCGATCCCGGCGGCCTGTCCTGGATCGCCAGCCACCCGGCCAATGCCGAGCGCGAACAGGCGATCCGCGATGCCCTGACGGGCGCGGCCGCCAGCAGGCCCGCCCTGACGCCGGAACAATGGACAGCCTTGCGGGCGATCTGCCAGAAGACAGATTAG
- a CDS encoding DUF1499 domain-containing protein has translation MRRRAFVEPTSRLAVWSLRFVVLGLAVAVVAVLAARSDWLDGGQAVVALGAGLGIVALGVASALIAGTAIWFSGYRGGRYAAFAVVLGAALLAYPAVLGVIGLRQPAINDITTDPENPPAFDIVASARPPGANPSAYQPALAAQQRELYPEIRPLDVDLAPDEVNELLSDLVDGQKWRVLDQVDYRGAARDGRIEMVTRSLIMGFRDDIVIRVRTVNGRARIDMRSAARYGRQDFGVNARRVVAALDEMRAAARRVQR, from the coding sequence ATGCGCCGCCGCGCCTTTGTCGAGCCTACCTCGCGCCTCGCCGTCTGGAGCCTGCGCTTCGTCGTCCTGGGTCTGGCGGTCGCCGTGGTGGCCGTGCTGGCCGCGCGATCGGACTGGCTCGACGGGGGCCAGGCCGTGGTGGCGCTCGGCGCCGGCCTCGGCATCGTCGCCCTTGGCGTCGCCTCGGCGCTGATCGCGGGCACCGCCATCTGGTTTTCGGGCTATCGCGGCGGCCGTTATGCCGCCTTCGCCGTGGTGCTGGGCGCGGCGCTGCTGGCCTATCCGGCCGTGCTCGGCGTCATCGGGCTGCGCCAGCCCGCCATCAACGACATCACCACCGATCCGGAGAACCCGCCGGCCTTCGACATCGTCGCCTCGGCCCGGCCGCCCGGCGCCAATCCCTCGGCCTATCAGCCGGCGCTGGCGGCGCAGCAGCGCGAACTCTATCCGGAGATCCGTCCGCTCGACGTCGATCTCGCGCCAGACGAGGTCAACGAATTGCTGTCCGACCTGGTCGACGGCCAGAAATGGCGCGTCCTCGACCAGGTCGACTATCGCGGCGCGGCACGTGACGGACGGATCGAGATGGTCACCCGCTCGCTGATCATGGGCTTTCGCGACGACATCGTCATTCGCGTCCGCACCGTCAACGGCCGGGCCAGGATCGACATGCGCTCGGCCGCGCGCTACGGGCGGCAGGATTTCGGGGTCAATGCGCGCCGCGTCGTCGCGGCGCTCGACGAGATGCGCGCCGCCGCCCGGCGCGTCCAGAGATAA
- a CDS encoding HAD family hydrolase, whose protein sequence is MTLRAILFDKDGTFVDFDKTWGPAAFRVMSQMAGGDRAKIERLMAVSHYDEALLRFRPTSPLVAGSSGDYGPLWAEAIGVPFSSAVTNEMDRLFIQEGIVALAPIGDPVAVMDDMKARGYVLGVVTNDSENGARHQTAALKIDHHFDYIVGWDSGHGRKPGAGQITAFLDAYQMKPHEVALVGDSLHDMHAARAAGIVAVGVTSGPLVPEGFADHADIVLASIMELGGWLDGLPKA, encoded by the coding sequence ATGACCCTGCGCGCCATTCTATTCGACAAAGACGGCACCTTCGTCGATTTCGACAAGACCTGGGGTCCGGCGGCGTTTCGCGTGATGAGCCAGATGGCCGGCGGCGACCGCGCCAAGATCGAACGGCTGATGGCGGTGAGCCATTACGACGAGGCGCTGCTGCGCTTCCGCCCGACCTCGCCGCTGGTCGCCGGTTCCTCCGGCGACTACGGCCCGCTTTGGGCCGAGGCGATCGGCGTGCCCTTCTCCTCAGCCGTGACCAATGAGATGGACCGCCTGTTCATCCAGGAGGGCATCGTGGCGCTGGCGCCGATCGGCGATCCCGTGGCGGTCATGGATGACATGAAGGCCCGCGGCTATGTGCTGGGCGTGGTCACCAATGATTCGGAGAACGGCGCCCGCCACCAGACCGCGGCACTGAAGATCGACCACCATTTCGACTATATCGTCGGCTGGGATTCCGGCCATGGCCGCAAGCCGGGGGCCGGCCAGATCACCGCTTTCCTCGATGCCTATCAGATGAAACCGCACGAGGTCGCGCTGGTCGGCGACAGCCTGCACGACATGCATGCGGCCCGCGCCGCCGGCATCGTCGCGGTCGGCGTCACCTCCGGGCCGCTGGTGCCGGAAGGCTTTGCCGACCATGCCGATATCGTGCTGGCCTCGATCATGGAGCTCGGCGGCTGGCTCGACGGCTTGCCGAAAGCCTGA
- a CDS encoding M20 family metallopeptidase translates to MTLKAATVPLHEDEVIEGIRRWVVTESPSHDAGGVEAVLDEVEKDFEGLPVTIDRRVGTGGYAGVLKVSSAEPSNEKPILVLTHVDTVHPKGTLTGRLPFRREGDKLYGPGLYDMKGGAYLAVAGYRALIRAGVATARPITFLFTPDEEVGSPTSRGIIEEEARKAAYVLVTEPARDGGRIVTARKGVARFVLTTHGRPAHAGARHQDGRSAIREMAHQILAVEGMTNYARGITTTVGLIKGGSAANVTPETCTAEIDLRVPDPEIGAEMVARIRGLAAVTPDVTVHVEGDLNRPPYPKTALITEMLARAQGVARSIGFDLEDCPMTGGGSDGNFTAALGVPTLDGLGIDGAGAHTLDEHGLVSSIVPRARLLAGLMETLR, encoded by the coding sequence ATGACGCTCAAGGCTGCGACCGTGCCGCTGCATGAGGATGAAGTGATCGAGGGCATCCGGCGCTGGGTCGTCACCGAGAGCCCGAGCCATGACGCCGGCGGGGTCGAAGCGGTGCTGGACGAGGTCGAGAAAGACTTCGAGGGCCTGCCTGTCACCATCGACCGCCGCGTCGGGACCGGCGGTTATGCCGGCGTGCTGAAAGTCTCCAGTGCCGAACCGTCGAACGAGAAGCCGATCCTGGTGCTGACCCATGTCGACACCGTGCATCCCAAGGGCACGCTGACCGGCCGCCTGCCGTTCCGGCGCGAGGGCGACAAGCTCTACGGCCCCGGCCTCTACGACATGAAGGGCGGGGCCTATCTGGCCGTCGCCGGCTACCGCGCGCTGATCCGCGCCGGTGTCGCGACCGCCCGTCCGATCACCTTCCTGTTCACCCCGGACGAGGAGGTCGGCAGCCCGACCTCGCGCGGCATCATCGAGGAAGAAGCGCGCAAGGCGGCCTATGTGCTGGTCACCGAGCCTGCCCGCGACGGCGGCCGGATCGTCACCGCCCGCAAGGGCGTCGCCCGTTTCGTCCTGACCACCCATGGCCGGCCGGCCCATGCCGGCGCACGGCATCAGGACGGCCGCAGCGCTATCAGAGAAATGGCCCATCAGATCCTGGCGGTCGAGGGCATGACCAATTATGCCCGCGGCATCACCACCACCGTCGGCCTGATCAAAGGCGGCTCGGCCGCCAATGTCACGCCCGAGACCTGCACGGCGGAGATCGACCTGCGCGTACCGGACCCGGAAATCGGCGCCGAAATGGTCGCCCGCATCCGCGGCCTTGCCGCGGTGACACCTGATGTCACCGTCCACGTCGAGGGCGACCTCAACCGGCCGCCTTACCCGAAGACCGCGCTGATCACCGAGATGCTGGCGCGCGCCCAAGGGGTTGCCCGCTCGATCGGCTTCGACCTCGAGGATTGCCCGATGACCGGCGGCGGCTCGGACGGCAATTTCACCGCCGCGCTCGGCGTGCCGACCCTGGACGGCCTCGGTATCGACGGGGCCGGCGCCCATACGCTGGACGAACATGGGCTGGTGTCGTCGATCGTGCCGCGCGCCCGCCTGCTTGCCGGGCTGATGGAAACGCTCCGCTAA
- the thrC gene encoding threonine synthase: protein MRYISTRGEAPILNFPDALLAGLARDGGLYVPETWPVLSPEAIAELSGKPYAEVAKIVLAPFVDGAIETQAFHTMIDEAYATFRHPAVTPLVQLSSSEWVLELFHGPTLAFKDCAMQLLGRLMDHVLKARGQRATIVGATSGDTGGAAVEAFKGLDQVDVVILFPDGRVSDVQRRMMTTVDAPNVHALAIDGTFDDCQAIVKGMFNNHRFRDEVKLSGVNSINWARIVAQVVYYFVAGAALGAPRGAARFVVPTGNFGDVFAGYVAKRMGLPISELVVATNVNDILERTIRTGRYEVTGVVATSSPSMDIQVSSNFERLLFDAHGRDAATVRRLMAGLAQSKSFGIDNDALATIRAEFSAARADETEVPATIKTVLAEAGYLIDPHTAVAVASARKTAHDPAIPTVVLSTAHPAKFPDAVEAACGVRPALPAWLGNLMERQERMTVLPADQAAVESYVRDKTRVTAAKASG from the coding sequence ATGCGCTACATCTCGACCCGGGGCGAAGCCCCGATCCTGAACTTTCCCGACGCCCTGCTGGCGGGCCTGGCGCGCGACGGCGGGCTTTATGTGCCGGAAACCTGGCCGGTGCTGTCGCCCGAGGCGATCGCCGAGCTCTCCGGCAAGCCTTACGCCGAGGTCGCCAAGATCGTGCTGGCGCCCTTCGTCGACGGCGCGATCGAGACCCAGGCCTTCCATACAATGATCGACGAGGCCTATGCGACGTTCCGCCATCCGGCGGTGACACCGCTGGTGCAATTGTCCTCGTCGGAATGGGTGCTGGAACTGTTCCACGGGCCGACGCTCGCCTTCAAGGACTGCGCCATGCAGCTCCTCGGCCGGCTGATGGACCATGTGCTGAAGGCCCGCGGCCAGCGCGCCACCATTGTCGGGGCGACCTCGGGCGATACCGGCGGCGCCGCGGTGGAGGCCTTCAAGGGGCTGGACCAGGTCGATGTGGTCATCCTGTTCCCGGACGGCCGCGTCTCCGACGTGCAGCGGCGGATGATGACCACGGTCGACGCGCCGAACGTCCATGCTCTGGCGATCGACGGCACTTTCGACGATTGCCAGGCGATCGTGAAAGGCATGTTCAACAACCACCGCTTCCGCGACGAGGTGAAGCTGTCGGGCGTCAATTCGATCAACTGGGCGCGCATCGTCGCCCAGGTGGTCTATTATTTCGTCGCGGGCGCGGCCCTCGGCGCGCCACGCGGCGCGGCGCGTTTCGTGGTGCCGACCGGCAATTTCGGCGACGTTTTCGCCGGCTACGTCGCCAAGCGCATGGGCCTGCCGATCAGCGAGCTGGTGGTCGCCACCAATGTCAACGACATCCTGGAGCGGACCATCCGCACCGGCCGCTATGAGGTGACCGGCGTGGTCGCCACCTCGTCGCCGTCGATGGATATCCAGGTCTCCTCCAATTTCGAGCGGCTGTTGTTCGATGCCCACGGCCGGGATGCCGCGACCGTGCGCCGGCTGATGGCTGGCCTTGCCCAGTCGAAGAGCTTCGGCATCGACAATGACGCGCTGGCCACCATCCGCGCCGAATTCTCGGCGGCGCGCGCCGACGAGACCGAGGTGCCGGCGACGATCAAGACCGTGCTCGCCGAGGCGGGCTATCTGATCGACCCGCACACCGCGGTTGCCGTCGCTTCGGCACGCAAGACCGCCCATGATCCGGCCATCCCGACCGTCGTGCTGTCGACCGCCCATCCGGCCAAGTTCCCCGATGCGGTGGAGGCGGCCTGCGGCGTCCGCCCGGCGCTGCCGGCCTGGCTCGGCAACCTGATGGAACGGCAGGAGCGGATGACCGTGCTGCCGGCCGACCAGGCGGCGGTCGAGAGCTATGTCCGCGACAAGACGCGGGTCACCGCCGCCAAGGCGAGCGGCTGA
- a CDS encoding patatin-like phospholipase family protein: MSSTRFDAIAFAGGGNRCYWQGGFWEAFNAVHPQDPGMVVGVSAGAFQACFSLIGEGERVRRIVLEACATIEKEVVWSELAKGRSPFIVGSLYRDLLTQTFGALELAALKAAPEILIQVTHPPRLMPSIVAAYAAIGAYQVEKALTGAAYSKAGRHVGLTPTWISTHAVETPEELIEALMGTASVPPFMPIGQVNGRPALDGGLVDNPPVEKIGTVERHGGRTLVLTTRAGKPLPEAAGRTVVRPSVPIITSRFAVTDAEAIKGAYELGLRDGEAFAASFR, from the coding sequence ATGAGTTCGACCCGCTTCGACGCCATAGCCTTCGCCGGCGGCGGCAACCGCTGCTACTGGCAAGGTGGCTTCTGGGAAGCCTTCAACGCGGTGCACCCGCAAGATCCCGGCATGGTTGTCGGGGTCTCGGCCGGCGCATTCCAGGCCTGCTTCTCGCTGATCGGCGAGGGCGAGCGGGTACGCCGCATCGTCCTGGAGGCCTGCGCCACGATCGAAAAGGAAGTGGTCTGGAGCGAACTGGCCAAGGGGCGCTCGCCGTTCATCGTCGGTAGCCTCTACCGCGACCTCTTGACCCAGACCTTCGGCGCGCTCGAACTGGCGGCGCTGAAAGCGGCGCCGGAAATCCTGATCCAGGTCACCCATCCGCCGCGCCTGATGCCGTCGATCGTCGCCGCCTATGCCGCGATCGGCGCCTATCAGGTCGAGAAGGCGTTGACCGGCGCGGCCTATTCGAAGGCTGGCCGGCATGTCGGCCTGACCCCCACCTGGATTTCCACCCATGCGGTCGAAACGCCCGAGGAACTCATCGAGGCCCTGATGGGCACGGCCTCGGTGCCGCCCTTCATGCCGATCGGCCAGGTCAATGGCCGGCCGGCGCTGGATGGCGGGCTGGTCGACAACCCGCCGGTCGAGAAGATCGGCACGGTGGAGCGGCATGGTGGCCGCACGCTGGTCTTGACGACGCGTGCCGGCAAGCCGCTTCCCGAGGCCGCCGGACGCACCGTGGTCAGGCCGAGCGTGCCGATCATCACCAGCCGTTTCGCGGTGACCGACGCCGAGGCGATCAAAGGGGCTTATGAACTCGGCCTGCGCGACGGCGAGGCCTTTGCCGCGTCGTTCCGCTGA
- a CDS encoding TonB-dependent receptor: MRAPTCGQARGFFVAVTVLLATAGSADAQIVLPEISVTDARGPAGAAPSSELQAPGSASEGVVTGVEANDRPVTRPAEVLEAVPGLIVTQHSGEGKANQYFLRGFNLDHGTDIAIHLDGMPINMRSHGHGQGYADLNFMIPELLGGVWYRKGPYFAEEGDFSSAGSVRLNYVDRLDKALIQTTLGSFGYWRSLAAASRPVGDGHIIGAAEMTFYNGPWDVADALRKFSGFLRYSQGTDRDGFALTAMAYQNNWTSTDQVPLRAVQAGLINRYGSLDPTDGGNASRFSLSGRWSRLDEASASRIEFYGIRSSLNLWNNFTYFLDNPVNGDQFRQTDQRTLFGFNASHSFFGRLAGLPMETKIGAQGRHDDIRVGLSRTEARAPLSVVRDDRVRESSLSAFIENTVRWTPWLRTTLGLRTDWYAASVASDIAVNSGATQAAVTSPKFGLVLGPFARTELFFNAGHGFHSNDARGTTIRVDPNDRVTPVDRVPLLVKSRGAEVGLRTRPIDGLETTLAVFVLDFASENLFVGDAGTTEASRPSRRVGLEWTNHWKATPWLSLDIDVAYTRTRFTNVDPAGRYVPGAPALVASAGFTLGHATGWFGGARLRYFGPRPLIEDNSARSPSTALVNARIGYRFDNGIRVQLDALNLLNTPASQIDYFYTSRLPGEPATGVADRHLHPVEPRALRLTVAGQF; this comes from the coding sequence ATGCGAGCGCCAACGTGCGGGCAAGCACGCGGTTTTTTTGTTGCGGTCACGGTGCTGCTGGCAACCGCCGGCAGCGCCGATGCGCAGATCGTTCTGCCGGAAATTTCGGTGACGGATGCGCGTGGGCCAGCGGGAGCGGCGCCCTCGTCGGAACTTCAGGCGCCGGGTTCGGCCTCCGAAGGCGTCGTGACCGGTGTCGAGGCCAATGACCGCCCGGTAACCCGGCCGGCCGAGGTGCTGGAGGCGGTGCCCGGCCTGATCGTCACGCAGCACAGCGGCGAAGGCAAAGCCAACCAATATTTCCTGCGCGGCTTCAACCTCGACCATGGCACCGATATCGCCATCCATCTCGACGGCATGCCGATCAACATGCGCAGCCACGGTCACGGCCAGGGTTATGCCGATCTCAATTTCATGATCCCGGAGCTGCTTGGCGGCGTCTGGTATCGCAAGGGTCCTTATTTCGCCGAAGAAGGCGATTTCTCCTCCGCCGGCTCGGTGCGGCTGAACTATGTCGACCGGCTCGACAAGGCGCTGATCCAGACCACGCTCGGCAGTTTCGGTTACTGGCGCTCGCTCGCCGCGGCCTCCCGGCCGGTCGGCGACGGACACATCATCGGCGCCGCCGAGATGACCTTCTATAACGGCCCCTGGGATGTCGCCGATGCCTTGCGCAAATTCTCGGGCTTCCTGCGCTACAGCCAGGGCACCGACCGCGACGGCTTCGCGCTGACCGCCATGGCCTATCAGAACAACTGGACCTCGACCGATCAGGTGCCGCTGCGCGCGGTCCAGGCGGGCCTGATCAACCGCTACGGTTCGCTCGACCCGACCGATGGCGGCAATGCCAGCCGGTTCAGCCTGTCCGGTCGCTGGAGCCGGCTCGACGAGGCGAGCGCCTCGCGCATCGAATTCTACGGCATCCGTTCCTCGCTCAACCTCTGGAACAATTTCACCTATTTTCTCGACAATCCGGTCAATGGCGACCAGTTCCGCCAGACCGACCAGCGGACCCTGTTCGGTTTCAACGCCAGCCACAGCTTTTTCGGCCGGCTCGCCGGCTTGCCGATGGAGACCAAGATTGGCGCCCAGGGCCGTCATGACGATATCCGCGTCGGCCTGAGCCGGACCGAAGCGCGCGCGCCTCTGTCGGTGGTGCGCGACGACCGCGTGCGGGAATCAAGCCTTTCCGCCTTCATCGAAAACACCGTGCGCTGGACCCCCTGGCTGCGCACCACGCTCGGACTGCGCACCGACTGGTATGCCGCCTCGGTTGCCAGCGACATCGCGGTCAATTCCGGGGCGACGCAAGCCGCCGTGACCAGCCCGAAATTCGGCCTGGTGCTCGGTCCTTTCGCGCGTACCGAATTGTTCTTCAATGCCGGCCACGGCTTCCATTCGAACGACGCCCGCGGCACCACCATCCGCGTCGATCCCAATGACAGGGTCACGCCGGTCGACCGGGTACCCCTGCTGGTCAAGTCGAGAGGCGCCGAGGTTGGCCTGCGCACCCGCCCGATCGACGGGCTGGAGACGACGCTCGCCGTCTTCGTGCTGGATTTCGCCTCGGAGAACCTGTTTGTCGGCGATGCCGGTACCACCGAAGCGAGCCGGCCGAGCCGGCGCGTCGGCCTCGAATGGACCAATCACTGGAAGGCCACGCCCTGGCTCTCCCTCGATATCGATGTCGCCTATACCCGGACGCGCTTCACCAATGTCGACCCGGCCGGCCGCTATGTGCCGGGCGCGCCGGCGCTGGTCGCCTCCGCCGGCTTCACCCTTGGCCATGCGACCGGCTGGTTCGGCGGGGCACGGCTACGCTATTTCGGGCCGCGTCCCCTGATCGAGGACAACAGCGCGCGCTCGCCTTCGACCGCGCTGGTCAATGCCCGCATCGGCTACCGTTTCGACAATGGCATCCGGGTCCAGCTCGACGCCCTGAACCTGCTGAACACGCCGGCGAGCCAGATCGACTATTTCTACACTTCACGGCTGCCCGGCGAGCCGGCGACCGGCGTCGCCGACCGGCACCTCCATCCGGTCGAGCCGCGCGCCTTGAGGCTGACCGTGGCGGGGCAGTTTTGA